The Pirellulales bacterium genome contains a region encoding:
- a CDS encoding type II toxin-antitoxin system PemK/MazF family toxin, whose amino-acid sequence MGKPVAGDVVVLPFPQTNLQQGKRRPALVVVNLPGNDLILCQITSQAHSDAFSVAIEVGDFTAGKLAMRSYIRPNRLFTVEQSAIIYTAAHVTTAKLNETLAALRKLFV is encoded by the coding sequence GTGGGCAAGCCTGTAGCCGGCGACGTTGTCGTGTTGCCATTTCCGCAGACAAATCTGCAACAAGGCAAGCGTCGCCCGGCGTTAGTGGTTGTAAATTTGCCAGGCAATGATCTGATTCTGTGCCAGATTACAAGCCAAGCCCATTCTGACGCTTTCTCGGTCGCGATTGAAGTAGGCGACTTCACCGCAGGGAAGTTGGCGATGCGAAGCTACATTCGGCCCAATCGCTTGTTTACTGTAGAGCAATCGGCAATTATTTACACGGCCGCACACGTGACCACAGCGAAACTAAACGAAACACTGGCGGCACTTCGCAAATTGTTTGTGTAA
- a CDS encoding protocatechuate 3,4-dioxygenase, protein MHHSLFQSFQTALHSHRSPSRAWSRRQFLGGVAAGAAAFSTFGLSSFSARGALAEALQVTPRLTEGPFYPDKLPLDTDNDLIIVNDSLTPAIGEITHLTGRILSAAGEPIRNAFVELWQVDSHGIYLNSHDRNEDKRDKNFQGYGRFLTGSDGSYYFRTIKPVHYTGRTAHIHFGISKNGQRIYTTQLFIKGNPENERDGVFNGIRDQKAKDSVLVDFKPIPDSKIGELSAKFDIVMGLTPEDAKKDDGDKIKGGIGKSEMQQGGGRGFGPGGPGGGFGPGGPGGRPGFGPGGDFGPPGGGPGDGPPPDFGPGFGPPPER, encoded by the coding sequence ATGCACCATTCCTTATTTCAATCGTTTCAAACCGCCCTTCATTCCCATCGCTCCCCTAGCCGCGCTTGGTCTCGCCGGCAGTTTTTAGGCGGAGTTGCCGCCGGCGCAGCAGCTTTTTCCACATTCGGACTATCGTCCTTTTCAGCCCGCGGAGCGTTGGCCGAAGCCTTGCAAGTGACGCCGCGGCTGACCGAGGGCCCCTTTTATCCTGACAAGTTGCCGCTGGATACTGATAACGACCTGATTATCGTCAACGATTCGCTCACGCCCGCCATCGGCGAAATCACGCATTTAACGGGCCGCATTCTCAGCGCGGCAGGCGAGCCCATTCGCAATGCCTTTGTGGAACTCTGGCAGGTCGACAGCCACGGCATTTATTTGAATTCCCACGATCGTAACGAGGATAAGCGCGATAAAAACTTCCAGGGGTACGGGCGGTTTCTCACCGGCAGCGACGGCAGCTATTATTTCCGCACCATTAAGCCCGTGCATTACACCGGCCGCACGGCGCACATTCACTTCGGCATTAGCAAAAACGGCCAGCGGATTTACACCACGCAGTTGTTCATCAAAGGGAATCCGGAGAATGAGCGCGACGGCGTGTTCAACGGCATCCGCGATCAAAAAGCCAAAGACAGCGTGCTGGTCGATTTCAAGCCGATTCCGGATTCCAAAATCGGCGAGCTCTCCGCGAAGTTCGACATCGTGATGGGCCTGACGCCCGAAGATGCGAAAAAAGACGACGGCGACAAAATCAAAGGGGGCATCGGCAAATCGGAAATGCAGCAAGGCGGCGGCCGCGGATTTGGACCGGGTGGCCCCGGCGGCGGATTCGGTCCCGGCGGGCCTGGCGGCAGGCCCGGATTTGGCCCCGGCGGTGATTTCGGACCGCCTGGCGGCGGCCCTGGCGATGGTCCCCCGCCCGATTTCGGCCCCGGCTTTGGGCCGCCCCCGGAGCGATAA